In Blastopirellula sp. J2-11, a single genomic region encodes these proteins:
- the gap gene encoding type I glyceraldehyde-3-phosphate dehydrogenase yields the protein MAVRVAINGFGRIGRLTFRNLIARGKEFEVVAINDLTDNKMLANLLKYDSTHRRFPGTVEYDAEGLTVNGTKIRVFEERNPAALPWGDLGVDVVVESTGVFTSRKTDAKAGYDSHLDAGAKKVVLSAPAKDAPDLTCVLGVNDNELTADMKTVSNASCTTNCLAPVAKILNDSFGLKNGLMTTIHAYTNDQQVLDLPHADPYRARAAALNIIPTSTGAAKAVGLVIPALKGKLTGISMRVPVPTGSVVDLVANLDKSVTKEEINAAMKAAADGPMKGILCYTEDPIVSSDIIGDPHSSIFAAPQTEVIDGSLVKIVSWYDNEAGYSARTADLVSKLGNM from the coding sequence GTGGCAGTTCGTGTTGCAATCAATGGTTTTGGACGCATCGGTCGTTTGACCTTTCGTAATCTCATCGCTCGCGGCAAAGAGTTCGAAGTGGTCGCGATCAACGACCTGACCGACAACAAAATGCTGGCGAACTTGCTGAAATATGACAGCACGCATCGTCGCTTCCCCGGCACGGTCGAATACGATGCCGAAGGTTTGACCGTCAACGGCACCAAGATTCGCGTCTTTGAAGAGCGTAACCCGGCCGCGCTGCCGTGGGGCGACTTGGGCGTCGACGTCGTCGTCGAAAGCACCGGCGTCTTCACTTCGCGCAAGACCGACGCCAAAGCTGGCTACGACTCGCACTTGGACGCCGGCGCCAAAAAGGTCGTGCTGAGCGCTCCGGCCAAAGACGCTCCTGACTTGACCTGCGTGCTGGGCGTGAACGACAACGAACTGACCGCCGACATGAAAACCGTGTCGAACGCCAGCTGCACGACCAACTGCTTGGCCCCGGTCGCCAAAATTTTGAACGACTCGTTTGGCCTGAAGAATGGTTTGATGACCACGATTCACGCTTACACGAACGATCAGCAAGTGCTGGACCTGCCGCACGCCGATCCTTACCGTGCTCGCGCCGCGGCCCTCAACATCATTCCGACCTCGACCGGCGCCGCCAAAGCGGTCGGTCTGGTGATTCCGGCCCTCAAAGGCAAGCTGACCGGTATCTCGATGCGTGTTCCGGTTCCGACCGGCAGCGTCGTCGACCTGGTCGCCAACCTCGACAAGTCGGTCACCAAGGAAGAAATCAACGCCGCGATGAAAGCGGCCGCCGATGGCCCGATGAAGGGCATCCTGTGCTACACCGAAGACCCGATCGTTTCGTCGGACATCATCGGTGATCCGCACAGCTCGATCTTCGCCGCTCCGCAGACCGAAGTGATCGACGGTTCGCTGGTGAAGATCGTCTCGTGGTACGACAACGAAGCTGGCTACTCGGCTCGCACCGCTGACCTGGTTTCCAAGCTGGGCAATATGTAG